A genomic region of Trypanosoma brucei brucei TREU927 chromosome 3, complete sequence contains the following coding sequences:
- a CDS encoding serine/threonine-protein kinase, putative produces the protein MLNRLFGRGKSKKDKDKDKDKSKEKEKRDGESSNTKSGNSHKSGSERKDENTTEKVTKEDFETIDTLGKGSFAYVVLVRRVGTNNLYAMKVVNKQGLLDHNRCRDVFIERNVLSRINHPFLLKLYWTFQSEHKLFFVMEYMAGGDLDKYMNSVPNKQLDLPTSKLYGAEILMAILTLHEQSVIYRDLKPENILLTGDGHCVLADFGLSKDFYDAKMGENASVTDMRANSFVGSPFYVAPDVLKQREYTNAVDFWSFGILLYRMLCGRTPFSGKNMKEVFDNILYSDLRFPSTVSIPSEAKDLISRLLVKDAAHRIKGPEVKAHPFWTGINFDEVMQKKVKPPRWVPAPSVDKLIAERSAAQSGNNSSKNPAQVVNTPAHSSQLNARQQQLFNGFSCTTDNHLGGGS, from the coding sequence ATGCTCAATAGACTATTTGGCCGGGGCAAGAGCAAGAAGGATAAAGATAAGGATAAGGATaaatcaaaggaaaaggaaaagagggatggCGAAAGCTCCAATACAAAGAGTGGAAACAGTCACAAGAGTGGCAGCGAGCGTAAGGATGAAAATACCACCGAAAAGGTGACAAAGGAGGACTTTGAAACAATTGACACATTAGGAAAGGGATCCTTCGCATATGTAGTTCTTGTGCGCCGTGTGGGGACAAACAACTTATATGCTATGAAGGTGGTAAATAAACAGGGGCTTCTCGATCACAATCGATGCCGCGATGTCTTTATCGAACGTAATGTGCTCTCCCGTATTAATCATCCCTTCCTCTTAAAGCTCTACTGGACTTTTCAGTCCGAGCACAAACTCTTCTTTGTGATGGAGTACATGGCGGGAGGTGACCTTGACAAATATATGAATTCAGTTCCTAACAAGCAGCTTGACTTACCCACATCCAAGTTGTATGGGGCTGAGATCCTAATGGCAATTCTCACATTGCACGAACAGAGCGTCATTTATCGTGATTTGAAACCGGAGAACATATTGTTAACTGGAGATGGACACTGCGTTTTGGCGGATTTTGGTCTATCAAAAGACTTTTATGATGCCAAAATGGGTGAGAATGCATCGGTAACGGACATGCGGGCGAACTCATTTGTTGGTTCACCATTTTATGTCGCACCTGATGTTCTGAAGCAACGTGAGTACACGAACGCCGTGGACTTTTGGTCCTTTGGAATTCTGTTATACCGCATGTTATGTGGCCGCACGCCATTTAGTGGGAAGAATATGAAAGAAGTGTTCGACAACATTCTCTATTCGGATCTCCGCTTCCCAAGCACTGTTTCAATTCCGTCTGAGGCGAAAGATTTGATAAGTCGGCTGCTGGTGAAAGATGCAGCCCATCGCATTAAGGGACCAGAAGTAAAAGCTCACCCATTCTGGACAGGCATTAACTTCGATGAAGTGATGcaaaagaaggtgaaaccACCGAGGTGGGTACCCGCTCCATCAGTAGATAAGTTAATAGCGGAACGCTCAGCTGCACAAAGTGGAAACAACTCATCAAAGAATCCCGCACAGGTTGTTAACACACCAGCACATTCGAGTCAATTAAATGCtcggcagcagcaactctTTAACGGGTTTTCATGTACTACTGATAATCATCTGGGTGGTGGTAGTTAG
- a CDS encoding peroxisome assembly protein, putative, with product MQPATAPYLLRSLYKDDHIISTHLNRQITNIVTALFGAHTTNCYDAQLCYLAKGIYVAFALLRGQTLGQEFCDLLPVTGSNPPRLVGMRRKLLLATFLALEPAVVFQFAVRLFPRLPPHDVVSNVSKCTLMMLMLLETYGTLAHRFLRVRYLSLVPSGALQNGEGAPRTYLKLGFVLMLELLIRLWRAVAEWRGNRGAGEQNEQGGAAGRGEDDSDTADEHASVSGKCMLCLGNRKQPTATLCGHIFCWRCLSEWIKSNTQGAICPFCRRRITVNSLVPLYFYVAKEPPVADGDSGAS from the coding sequence ATGCAACCGGCCACTGCACCGTACCTTCTGCGCTCGTTGTACAAGGATGATCACATCATCAGCACGCATCTGAATCGGCAAATCACAAATATAGTCACTGCTCTCTTCGGCGCACACACCACCAATTGCTACGATGCGCAACTCTGTTACTTAGCAAAGGGGATTTATGTGGCGTTTGCGCTGCTGCGTGGGCAGACGTTGGGACAAGAATTCTGTGACCTCTTACCAGTGACGGGTAGTAACCCACCTCGGCTGGTCGGCATGCGGAGAAAGCTGCTTCTCGCAACATTTCTCGCTTTGGAACCAGCGGTAGTTTTTCAATTTGCAGTGCGTTTATTCCCCCGGCTCCCACCACACGATGTCGTATCGAATGTGAGCAAATGTACtttgatgatgttgatgctgCTTGAAACATACGGTACTCTTGCCCACCGTTTCCTCAGAGTGCGTTATCTCAGCCTTGTGCCTTCGGGTGCCCTTCAAAATGGTGAAGGTGCCCCCCGTACATATCTTAAACTAGGATTTGTGTTAATGCTCGAGCTGTTGATTCGGCTCTGGCGGGCTGTGGCAGAATGGCGGGGGAATCGTGGCGCGGGTGAACAAAATGAGCAGGGCGGAGCTGCAGGTCGCGGAGAGGATGATTCAGACACGGCGGATGAGCATGCGTCAGTGTCTGGTAAATGCATGCTTTGTCTTGGGAACCGTAAGCAGCCCACGGCAACTCTCTGCGGCCATATTTTCTGCTGGCGCTGCCTTTCAGAGTGGATTAAGTCGAACACACAGGGAGCCATTTGTCCTTTTTGCAGACGGCGAATAACAGTAAACTCGTTAGTCCCGCTCTATTTCTATGTGGCGAAGGAGCCCCCGGTTGCGGATGGCGACAGCGGTGCGTCGTAG